A portion of the Actinomycetes bacterium genome contains these proteins:
- a CDS encoding choice-of-anchor D domain-containing protein, whose product MPPRSVGDAVVGSATTQTVTLVNEGDSATTVTAVAVAGDEDFRLTDKDNCSQRRLKAGDECEVGIRFAPTTDGVRAATLQVKRQGADEPDRFAVSGEGAYPEASAVVKNFLKVPVGKQRRQTVVVKNTGKVEVRVKKVRGYTPEFRREKNPKKGSSLKGDLCRSRSLQPGGKCRVTVVFAPDQVGPRAATITVFANTLNPKESVLLQGQGVAPVVTGEPVDFGDREVGTVITKTAVITNSGDAPLEVTEVSVTDEQGTELDEFDVANASDCTDDRVPRGGQCEVKVRFFPRDDTQSAAILTVKSNAVESPNSLAVSGTGFTVITPDENVEDLGQIISGGDAKPPAQAAEDAVSSQGDEYTVVKVVQRNDGGYIVELVDAAGNTVWVYLTADLTVERITSQLDGLASPGAVKKLKAPAKKRKANKFTVTWKKPKNIGSAQPDGYLTRITKKGTSKKASRAETWTKWKSQDWVPAPNGKLSKRFKKLSPSSTYRVQVRAHSVAGNGKKTTINVTTNRKGIPKKYGTG is encoded by the coding sequence TTGCCGCCGCGGTCGGTGGGTGATGCGGTGGTGGGGTCGGCGACGACTCAGACGGTGACGTTGGTGAACGAGGGTGACTCGGCGACCACGGTGACGGCGGTCGCGGTTGCGGGTGATGAAGATTTCCGGCTGACAGACAAGGACAACTGCTCGCAGAGACGTCTTAAAGCTGGCGATGAATGTGAGGTGGGTATCCGGTTTGCGCCGACGACGGACGGAGTCCGTGCGGCGACGTTGCAGGTCAAACGTCAGGGTGCCGATGAGCCGGATCGTTTCGCGGTGTCGGGTGAGGGGGCGTATCCGGAAGCGTCGGCGGTGGTGAAGAACTTTTTGAAGGTGCCGGTGGGTAAGCAGCGTCGTCAGACGGTGGTGGTGAAAAACACTGGCAAGGTGGAGGTGCGAGTGAAGAAGGTGCGTGGCTACACCCCAGAGTTCCGACGTGAGAAGAACCCGAAGAAGGGCAGTTCGCTGAAGGGTGATCTGTGTCGGAGCCGGTCGTTGCAGCCGGGCGGTAAGTGTCGGGTGACGGTGGTGTTCGCTCCGGATCAGGTGGGTCCGCGTGCGGCCACGATCACGGTGTTTGCTAACACTTTGAATCCGAAGGAGTCGGTGCTGTTGCAGGGACAGGGTGTGGCGCCGGTAGTGACGGGTGAGCCGGTGGATTTCGGGGATCGGGAAGTGGGCACGGTGATCACGAAAACAGCGGTGATCACCAATAGTGGTGATGCGCCGCTGGAGGTGACCGAGGTGTCGGTGACTGATGAGCAGGGTACCGAGTTGGATGAGTTTGATGTCGCAAATGCCAGTGACTGCACCGATGACCGGGTGCCTCGGGGTGGACAGTGTGAGGTGAAGGTGCGGTTCTTCCCTCGTGATGACACCCAGTCCGCGGCCATCTTGACCGTGAAGTCGAATGCGGTGGAGTCCCCGAACTCACTGGCGGTGTCTGGCACCGGGTTCACGGTGATCACTCCTGATGAGAATGTGGAGGATTTAGGGCAGATCATTTCTGGTGGGGACGCGAAGCCACCGGCGCAAGCTGCGGAAGATGCGGTGTCGAGTCAGGGGGATGAGTACACGGTAGTCAAGGTGGTGCAGCGTAATGATGGTGGATACATCGTGGAGTTGGTCGATGCTGCCGGGAACACGGTGTGGGTGTATCTGACTGCTGACCTGACCGTGGAACGCATCACTAGCCAACTCGATGGCCTGGCGTCACCGGGTGCGGTGAAGAAACTGAAAGCACCAGCGAAGAAACGCAAAGCAAACAAGTTCACGGTGACGTGGAAGAAACCAAAGAATATTGGTAGCGCGCAACCGGATGGCTATTTGACGCGGATCACGAAGAAGGGCACGTCGAAGAAAGCCTCCCGGGCCGAGACGTGGACGAAGTGGAAATCCCAAGACTGGGTACCCGCCCCGAACGGGAAACTGTCTAAGAGGTTTAAGAAACTGTCACCGAGTTCTACCTACAGGGTGCAAGTACGGGCCCACAGCGTCGCTGGTAACGGCAAGAAGACCACCATCAATGTGACCACTAACCGCAAAGGCATCCCGAAGAAGTACGGCACCGGCTAG
- the ileS gene encoding isoleucine--tRNA ligase, which produces MYREVAPRIERAADMEAGILQFWQDNDIFHQSLEQTAGKPQWVFYEGPPTANGVPGTHHIEARVFKDIFPRHRTMKGYHVPRRAGWDCHGLPVELTVERELGFSGKQDIEAFGIAEFNDKCRESVLRHVDQFAVMTERMGYWVDMDQAYWTMNPAYVESVWWSLKQIFDRGLLAQDHRVAPYCPRCGTGLSDHELAQGYEDVVDPSVFVRFPLLDGPIAERHPGAALVVWTTTPWTLVSNTAVAASPTADYVIVRSGEETLVLAEALVEHIFQDEDVEVLERISPNDLAGSHYQAPFDLVEVPDAHIVVLGDFVTTDDGSGLVHLAPAFGADDLAVGRDNGLPVVNPVQPDGTFEPDIPLVGGKFFKDADPDLVADLEKRGLLLQDLPYEHAYPHCWRCHTPLIYYAQPSWYIKTTARKDELLAQNEATNWFPPTIKWGRYGDWLNNNIDWALSRNRYWGTPLPLWRCPEDHITAVGSLAELSQLAGQDVSGMDPHRPFVDDITIPCPDCGETANRVPEVIDCWYDSGAMPFAQWGYPHQNQEEFRASYPADYICEAIDQTRGWFYTLMAVGTLVFDESSYRNVLCLGHILDEDGRKMSKNLGNVLDPIELMDEHGADAVRWFMLASGSPWQARRVGHQAIEEVWRRTLSTYWSTVSFQALYARTADWEPSDSAPASDHVMDRWALSRANGLVAEVDAALEEFDSQRAGRLLGNFIDALSNWYVRRSRRRFWEGDPAALQTLHECLRLLTLAMAPLTPFITERVWQDLFADSTGVASVHLAAWPEPNPALIDASLDEQMSLVRKLVDLGRTARGESNIGTRQPLSVALIAAQGWDDLSDDMRQQIAEELNTIEIKSLAAAAGDLVDVSVKPNFRNLGARFGKQTQLVARAIGELDPEGLVGQLRSSDGTTRITVPELDAVELSQDDVIITETPREGWAVATGEGATVALDLELTDELQRMGLARQLIRVVQEARKSSGFDVSDRITLRWHSQDPQVAAAMAEHGQLVADEVLATTVEQLAAGEDIPADGFRDRDESFQIWVSR; this is translated from the coding sequence ATGTACCGCGAGGTTGCTCCCCGCATTGAACGCGCCGCCGACATGGAGGCGGGGATCCTGCAGTTCTGGCAGGACAACGACATCTTCCACCAGAGTTTGGAACAAACTGCCGGCAAGCCGCAGTGGGTGTTTTACGAGGGACCGCCCACCGCAAACGGTGTGCCAGGAACTCATCACATCGAGGCGCGGGTCTTCAAGGACATTTTTCCGCGCCATCGCACGATGAAGGGCTACCACGTACCCCGTCGCGCCGGTTGGGACTGCCACGGGCTCCCGGTCGAACTCACCGTGGAGCGAGAACTGGGTTTCAGCGGCAAACAAGACATCGAAGCCTTCGGTATCGCCGAGTTCAACGACAAGTGTCGGGAATCGGTGCTGCGCCACGTCGACCAGTTCGCGGTGATGACCGAGCGGATGGGCTATTGGGTCGACATGGATCAGGCCTACTGGACCATGAACCCGGCCTATGTGGAATCGGTGTGGTGGTCACTGAAGCAGATCTTCGATCGCGGTCTGCTGGCGCAAGATCATCGAGTCGCCCCCTACTGCCCCCGCTGCGGGACGGGACTGTCCGATCACGAACTGGCCCAAGGTTACGAAGACGTCGTCGATCCATCGGTGTTCGTGCGTTTCCCACTGCTCGACGGTCCGATCGCCGAACGCCACCCCGGGGCAGCACTGGTGGTGTGGACGACCACCCCGTGGACCCTGGTCTCCAACACCGCGGTCGCGGCCTCCCCCACCGCCGACTACGTGATCGTGCGGTCGGGGGAAGAAACGCTGGTGCTGGCCGAGGCCTTGGTGGAGCACATCTTCCAAGATGAAGACGTCGAAGTGCTGGAGCGGATCAGCCCGAACGACCTAGCTGGCTCCCACTACCAGGCTCCTTTCGACTTGGTGGAGGTTCCCGACGCCCACATCGTGGTGCTCGGTGACTTCGTCACCACCGACGACGGCTCCGGACTGGTCCACCTCGCGCCCGCCTTTGGTGCCGACGACTTGGCCGTAGGTCGAGACAACGGGCTACCGGTAGTGAATCCAGTGCAACCGGACGGCACTTTCGAGCCGGACATTCCGCTGGTGGGCGGCAAGTTCTTCAAGGACGCCGACCCGGACCTAGTCGCGGACCTGGAAAAACGCGGCCTGCTGTTGCAGGACCTGCCGTACGAGCACGCCTACCCGCACTGCTGGCGCTGCCACACGCCGTTGATCTACTACGCCCAGCCGTCTTGGTACATCAAGACCACTGCCCGCAAAGACGAACTGCTGGCGCAAAACGAGGCGACCAACTGGTTCCCACCCACCATCAAGTGGGGCCGCTACGGCGACTGGCTGAACAACAACATCGACTGGGCGCTGTCCCGTAACCGCTACTGGGGCACCCCACTGCCGTTGTGGCGCTGCCCGGAAGACCACATCACCGCCGTTGGATCGCTGGCCGAACTGTCACAGTTGGCTGGCCAAGATGTCTCTGGCATGGATCCACATCGACCCTTCGTGGACGACATCACCATCCCCTGCCCCGACTGTGGCGAGACCGCGAACCGAGTACCTGAGGTCATCGACTGCTGGTACGACTCCGGCGCGATGCCCTTCGCACAGTGGGGTTACCCGCATCAGAATCAGGAGGAGTTTCGCGCCAGCTACCCGGCTGACTACATCTGTGAGGCCATCGACCAAACCCGCGGTTGGTTCTACACCCTGATGGCGGTGGGCACGCTGGTGTTCGACGAGTCCTCCTACCGCAATGTCTTGTGCCTCGGCCACATCTTGGACGAGGACGGCCGCAAGATGTCCAAGAACTTGGGCAACGTGCTTGATCCAATCGAGTTGATGGACGAGCACGGCGCCGACGCGGTCCGCTGGTTCATGCTGGCCAGCGGTTCACCGTGGCAGGCGCGGCGAGTGGGGCACCAGGCGATCGAAGAAGTCTGGCGTCGCACGCTCTCGACCTACTGGAGCACTGTCTCCTTCCAAGCCCTGTACGCAAGAACAGCCGACTGGGAGCCCAGCGACAGCGCTCCGGCAAGCGATCACGTGATGGACCGGTGGGCACTGTCGCGCGCCAACGGCCTGGTGGCCGAAGTGGACGCCGCCCTAGAGGAGTTCGACAGCCAGCGGGCGGGGCGACTGCTGGGGAACTTCATTGATGCGCTGTCCAACTGGTATGTGCGTCGTTCCCGCCGTCGGTTTTGGGAAGGCGACCCCGCCGCACTACAAACGCTGCACGAATGTCTGCGCTTGCTCACGCTGGCGATGGCCCCGCTCACGCCGTTCATCACCGAGCGGGTGTGGCAGGACCTCTTTGCTGACAGCACGGGCGTGGCGTCGGTGCATCTGGCCGCCTGGCCGGAACCGAACCCCGCGCTGATCGACGCCAGCCTGGATGAGCAGATGTCGCTGGTGCGCAAACTGGTGGATCTGGGTCGCACCGCCCGCGGCGAGTCCAATATCGGAACTCGGCAGCCGTTGTCGGTCGCGCTGATCGCCGCCCAAGGCTGGGATGACCTCAGTGACGATATGCGGCAGCAGATCGCTGAGGAACTGAACACCATAGAGATCAAGTCACTGGCGGCTGCGGCCGGTGACTTGGTGGACGTGTCGGTCAAACCCAACTTCCGCAATCTTGGGGCAAGGTTCGGCAAGCAAACCCAACTCGTAGCGCGAGCGATCGGCGAGTTGGATCCCGAGGGGCTGGTGGGCCAACTTCGCTCTAGCGATGGCACCACCCGCATTACGGTTCCCGAGCTCGACGCGGTGGAACTGTCGCAAGACGACGTCATCATCACCGAAACCCCGCGCGAAGGCTGGGCCGTGGCAACCGGCGAAGGTGCCACCGTGGCGCTGGATCTGGAGTTGACCGATGAACTGCAGCGCATGGGCCTCGCCCGGCAGTTAATCCGGGTGGTGCAGGAAGCCCGCAAGAGTTCTGGTTTCGACGTCAGCGATCGCATCACCTTGCGCTGGCATAGCCAGGATCCGCAAGTAGCCGCAGCCATGGCTGAACATGGCCAACTGGTTGCTGACGAGGTGCTAGCGACAACGGTGGAACAACTCGCTGCTGGCGAAGACATACCCGCCGATGGCTTCAGAGATCGCGACGAGAGTTTCCAGATCTGGGTATCCCGCTAG